In the Pirellulales bacterium genome, one interval contains:
- a CDS encoding TIGR01777 family oxidoreductase, whose product MRALVTGATGFIGSRLAATLDRPVVLSRDPARAKKSLGDVEAYAWSAEREPAPVAAFDGVDVVFHLAGDPVADGRWTPEKKRAIRDSRHLGTKNLVDGMKQAKSGAVLVSASAVGYYGNRGDEVLYEDALPADDFLAIVCREWEAAAQEAEAIGARVAIARIGIVLGRGGGALEKMLPLFKLGLGGRLATGRQWMPWVHVDDVVGMLRLAATRATLSGPFNAVSPNPLTNREFTTALASAVHRPAILPAPEFGLRLMIGEFAEILLASQRAMPGVMQAAGYEFLFPQPREALQDAVRH is encoded by the coding sequence ATGCGAGCACTCGTCACCGGCGCCACGGGATTCATCGGCTCCCGGTTGGCGGCCACGCTCGATCGACCTGTCGTGCTCAGTCGCGATCCGGCGCGGGCAAAAAAATCGCTCGGCGATGTGGAAGCCTATGCCTGGTCCGCCGAGCGAGAGCCTGCGCCGGTGGCCGCGTTCGACGGAGTCGATGTCGTCTTTCATCTGGCGGGCGACCCCGTGGCGGATGGACGCTGGACCCCCGAAAAGAAGCGGGCCATCCGCGACAGCCGCCATCTAGGAACCAAGAATCTCGTTGACGGGATGAAGCAGGCAAAAAGTGGCGCGGTGCTCGTCAGCGCGTCGGCGGTGGGTTACTACGGCAATCGCGGCGACGAAGTGCTATACGAAGACGCGCTACCGGCCGACGACTTTCTGGCGATCGTCTGCCGCGAATGGGAAGCCGCCGCTCAAGAGGCCGAAGCGATCGGCGCGCGCGTCGCCATCGCGCGCATCGGCATTGTGCTCGGTCGTGGAGGAGGCGCGCTTGAGAAAATGCTGCCTCTCTTTAAGCTGGGGCTAGGAGGACGACTCGCCACCGGCCGGCAGTGGATGCCGTGGGTGCATGTCGACGATGTGGTCGGCATGCTGCGCCTCGCGGCCACGCGCGCGACTTTAAGCGGCCCTTTCAATGCGGTGTCGCCCAATCCACTGACCAATCGCGAATTCACCACAGCGTTGGCCAGCGCCGTGCATCGCCCGGCCATCCTGCCGGCGCCGGAGTTTGGATTGCGACTGATGATCGGCGAGTTCGCCGAAATCCTGCTGGCCTCGCAGCGAGCCATGCCCGGCGTGATGCAGGCCGCCGGCTACGAGTTTCTATTCCCGCAGCCGCGCGAGGCGCTGCAAGACGCCGTGCGCCATTGA
- a CDS encoding beta-galactosidase, whose amino-acid sequence MRLARKGPPCKLARLASLLCLSLTCAAHGGELVLFDFAPPFEPTQVSVTDATVRRVASDAGSALRVETGTSQSWPGVTLVARDGCWNLSAFSHVVLRLRNVGEKRVTVHCRVDSDNVDGKARNVTQSLTISPGAEREMQVPLQRTSGDTLGGKLFGMRGYPAKNGGDQTIDPTKVTQLLVFVGHPTVANDFEISDIRASGEWVSPTAWTTDANPYFPLIDMFGQYRHQDWPGKTHSLAELLARRTAEEKELRKDRGPRDWNHIGGWVKGPRRKASGYFRVEKVDDKWWFVDPEGRLFWSHGIDCVGALDQTPIEQRQHWFEEFSDDQRTFESFFAQGHVLKGHYAGAAVRCFSFAGANLQRKYGDDWRQISASVTHRRLRHWGLNTIGNWSSDEVRSLRRTPYVDAITSNGAVVLEGSDGYWGKFPDVYDPSFERALKKSMADRGTKSANDPWCIGYFCDNELSWGDDISLAVATLRSPPRQAAKQVFMAQLQKKHLDIAALNQVWGTSHKSWESLATSRDAPPDVLRARADLQSFYSQMADTYFSTVRRVIREAAPQQLYLGCRFSGANDLAAAAAAQHCDVVSYNLYQHSIADFKFAGGDVPLLIGEFHFGALDRGLFHTGLVPVQNQKARAEAYRQYVETALRHPQFVGCHWFQFQDEPTTGRFYDEENYQIGFVDVADTPYAVTTEMCRRVGEALYKMRHASDSSRPNK is encoded by the coding sequence ATGCGCCTTGCCCGCAAAGGCCCCCCCTGCAAACTCGCGCGATTGGCAAGTCTGCTGTGTCTCTCGCTGACCTGCGCGGCCCACGGCGGCGAGTTAGTCTTGTTTGACTTTGCCCCACCGTTCGAACCCACGCAGGTCAGCGTCACTGACGCGACAGTACGACGCGTCGCCTCGGATGCGGGAAGCGCCTTGCGCGTCGAAACGGGCACTTCGCAGTCTTGGCCAGGTGTCACACTCGTTGCCCGCGACGGCTGTTGGAACCTTTCGGCATTCTCCCATGTGGTGCTACGCCTGCGCAACGTCGGCGAGAAACGAGTAACCGTCCACTGCCGCGTGGATAGCGACAACGTCGATGGCAAAGCCCGTAATGTCACTCAGAGCTTGACAATAAGCCCTGGCGCCGAGCGAGAAATGCAAGTGCCACTACAACGCACATCGGGCGATACGCTGGGCGGAAAACTCTTTGGCATGCGTGGATATCCGGCCAAGAACGGCGGCGATCAAACGATCGACCCGACGAAAGTGACGCAATTGTTGGTGTTTGTGGGTCACCCAACCGTCGCCAACGACTTCGAGATCAGCGATATTCGCGCCAGCGGCGAATGGGTGTCTCCAACCGCATGGACGACCGACGCGAATCCGTACTTTCCGCTAATCGACATGTTCGGCCAATATCGCCATCAGGACTGGCCGGGCAAGACACATTCACTCGCCGAACTACTCGCACGGCGAACGGCAGAGGAGAAAGAACTCCGCAAAGATCGCGGCCCGCGCGACTGGAACCACATTGGCGGCTGGGTGAAGGGGCCGCGACGCAAGGCTAGCGGCTATTTTCGGGTCGAAAAGGTGGACGACAAATGGTGGTTCGTAGACCCCGAGGGGCGGTTGTTCTGGTCGCATGGCATCGACTGCGTCGGGGCGCTGGATCAGACACCGATCGAGCAGCGGCAACACTGGTTTGAGGAGTTTTCCGACGACCAACGCACATTCGAGTCGTTCTTCGCGCAGGGGCATGTTCTCAAGGGACACTACGCCGGCGCCGCGGTACGCTGCTTTTCGTTCGCCGGCGCGAACCTGCAGCGCAAGTACGGCGACGATTGGCGACAGATTTCGGCAAGCGTCACCCACCGCCGCCTGCGGCATTGGGGCCTAAACACAATCGGCAATTGGTCCTCCGACGAAGTGCGCAGCTTGCGCCGCACGCCGTACGTAGATGCCATCACCTCGAACGGCGCCGTCGTACTCGAAGGTAGCGATGGTTACTGGGGCAAATTCCCCGACGTGTACGACCCGTCGTTCGAACGCGCCTTAAAAAAGAGCATGGCCGACCGGGGGACGAAGAGCGCGAACGACCCGTGGTGCATCGGCTACTTTTGTGACAACGAGTTATCGTGGGGCGACGACATCTCGCTGGCTGTCGCCACGTTGCGCAGCCCACCGCGGCAGGCCGCGAAGCAGGTTTTCATGGCGCAACTGCAGAAGAAGCACCTGGATATCGCCGCGCTGAATCAAGTTTGGGGAACGAGCCACAAATCTTGGGAATCGCTCGCGACGTCCCGAGACGCGCCGCCGGATGTATTGCGGGCTCGGGCTGACCTGCAAAGCTTCTATTCTCAAATGGCGGACACTTACTTTTCCACCGTTCGGCGAGTCATTCGCGAAGCCGCGCCCCAGCAGCTCTATCTGGGCTGCCGATTCTCTGGGGCGAACGATCTTGCCGCCGCAGCCGCCGCTCAGCATTGCGATGTCGTCAGCTACAACCTCTATCAGCACTCAATCGCCGACTTCAAGTTCGCCGGTGGCGACGTGCCCCTACTGATCGGCGAGTTTCATTTTGGCGCGCTCGATCGAGGGCTGTTTCATACGGGTCTCGTGCCAGTGCAAAACCAAAAGGCCAGAGCCGAAGCGTATCGACAGTATGTCGAAACCGCGCTCCGCCATCCCCAATTCGTCGGATGTCACTGGTTCCAATTTCAGGACGAGCCGACCACGGGACGGTTCTATGACGAAGAGAACTACCAGATTGGCTTCGTCGACGTCGCTGACACCCCGTATGCGGTAACCACCGAAATGTGTCGTCGCGTGGGAGAGGCGCTCTACAAAATGCGCCATGCCTCGGATTCATCGCGGCCGAACAAATGA
- a CDS encoding DUF2892 domain-containing protein produces the protein MALSVPRLTNRLRADRPACANESCQNVGSLERWASAAAGVGLLAFGMRGGMARRVLTGLTGAALVQRGVTGHCDIYGMLGIQTSDQPHSRIGVPARKGVRFDETVQINCSPEEVYCYWRHLENLPRFMRHLESVRELDERHSRWIARSLMGSTFEWDAEIINERENELIAWRSLPGSEVDTAGSVRFDSADAGRATLLRVEMKYRPIGGKFGIAVASLFGDDAQSMIREDLARLKQLLESGTVGEPATLAGGLGKRLPR, from the coding sequence ATGGCGCTGTCTGTTCCTCGATTGACCAACCGATTGCGCGCGGATCGACCAGCCTGCGCGAATGAATCATGCCAGAACGTCGGCTCGTTGGAACGTTGGGCCTCGGCCGCCGCGGGTGTGGGGCTGTTGGCCTTTGGGATGCGCGGGGGAATGGCGCGCCGCGTGTTGACCGGGTTGACTGGCGCGGCGCTGGTGCAACGTGGCGTCACCGGGCATTGCGATATCTATGGCATGCTGGGCATACAAACAAGCGACCAGCCGCACTCTAGGATTGGCGTGCCCGCTCGTAAGGGAGTGCGATTCGACGAGACGGTGCAGATCAATTGCTCTCCCGAGGAAGTCTATTGCTATTGGCGACATTTGGAGAACTTGCCGCGGTTCATGCGGCACTTGGAATCAGTGCGCGAGTTGGACGAGAGGCATTCGCGTTGGATTGCGCGCAGCCTAATGGGCAGCACCTTCGAATGGGACGCGGAGATCATTAACGAGCGAGAGAATGAGTTGATCGCCTGGCGGTCGTTGCCAGGATCGGAGGTCGACACGGCCGGCAGCGTGCGCTTCGATTCGGCAGATGCGGGGCGCGCGACGCTGCTGCGGGTGGAAATGAAATACCGCCCGATTGGGGGCAAGTTCGGCATCGCGGTGGCCAGCTTGTTCGGCGACGACGCGCAGTCGATGATTCGCGAAGATCTTGCCCGGCTCAAGCAACTGTTGGAGAGCGGTACGGTCGGCGAACCCGCGACACTAGCGGGGGGACTCGGAAAACGGCTACCGCGATGA